From a region of the Methylomonas rapida genome:
- a CDS encoding thiopurine S-methyltransferase, with the protein MQHEFWHERWQQNQIGFHKQETNPFLQRYWPKLKTNPADRVFVPLCGKSNDLLWLRTLGHFVVGVELSPLAVASFFSENGLQPLVNNQGNFSSNEIDGLKILCGDFFALRPTDIGPIQAVYDRASLVALPPDMRVEYAMHLAALVPPKTQILMITFDYPQHEMPGPPFSVNRAEIDSLFGHWCDIELLASEDVLTHEAHFKQRGLSRLEENIYHLLVR; encoded by the coding sequence GTGCAGCACGAATTCTGGCATGAACGTTGGCAACAAAATCAGATCGGTTTTCACAAACAGGAAACCAACCCGTTCTTGCAACGCTATTGGCCCAAGCTCAAGACGAATCCGGCGGATCGCGTATTCGTTCCGCTTTGCGGCAAAAGTAACGACCTGTTGTGGTTGCGAACGCTGGGCCACTTCGTCGTAGGCGTTGAGTTGAGTCCGCTGGCCGTGGCGTCCTTTTTCTCGGAAAACGGTCTGCAACCTCTGGTGAATAATCAAGGCAACTTTTCCAGCAACGAAATTGATGGCCTGAAAATCCTGTGCGGCGATTTTTTTGCGTTGCGACCGACTGACATAGGCCCCATTCAAGCGGTTTATGACCGCGCCTCATTGGTCGCCCTGCCGCCCGACATGCGCGTCGAATACGCCATGCATCTAGCGGCCCTGGTTCCGCCGAAGACACAGATACTGATGATCACGTTCGACTATCCTCAGCATGAAATGCCGGGCCCGCCCTTCAGCGTAAACAGAGCGGAGATAGACAGCCTGTTTGGCCATTGGTGCGACATCGAGTTGCTGGCCAGCGAGGACGTGTTAACCCACGAAGCGCACTTCAAGCAAAGAGGATTGAGCAGGCTGGAAGAGAATATTTACCACCTGCTCGTCCGCTAA
- a CDS encoding alkaline phosphatase — translation MKNPINYRLKALAIGMGALSATLSVDAIARDHKPGQSDQVPTSATEWFKAGQSAVLLNKSDLPKLRKAKNVILFVGDGMGVSTVTASRILEGQLQGRDGEYNRLGFEKFSNLALSVTASANQQTSDSAPTATAMVTGIKTNDGAISVDQDIDRMEPSADITAAHSVKTILERAEERGMSTGVVTTARFTHATPAVNYAHISNRDWEADSNLPANASVKDIARQLLEFPYGNGLEVAIGGGRSYFIPNNQPDPEYPSQKGRRKDGRDLTLEWLSKYNNSEYVWNKDQFDAIDPKKTEHLLGLFERSHMRYEADRKDDAAGEPSLADMTEKAIQILQKNKKGYYLMVEAGRIDHAHHAGNAYRALTDAIALSDAVKKARAITNDKDTLILVTADHSHVFTIAGYPSRGNPILGKTAVDGVELTDSLGLPYTTLSYANGPGWTGGAQRKEFNPANEGTVTATYAGNALRPNLTAIDTTNPNYLQEATVPMGSETHAGEEVAIYADGPGAYLVRGTLEQNAIYHVMADALGWH, via the coding sequence ATGAAAAATCCAATCAATTATCGTCTAAAAGCTTTGGCCATCGGCATGGGCGCGCTGAGCGCCACATTATCGGTCGACGCGATAGCCAGAGATCATAAACCCGGCCAATCGGATCAAGTGCCGACGTCCGCAACCGAATGGTTCAAGGCCGGCCAATCCGCGGTTTTACTGAATAAAAGCGATTTACCCAAATTGCGCAAAGCCAAAAACGTGATTCTGTTCGTCGGTGACGGCATGGGCGTTTCCACCGTGACGGCGTCCCGCATCTTGGAAGGACAATTGCAGGGGCGCGACGGTGAATATAATCGTTTGGGCTTCGAGAAGTTCTCTAATCTGGCATTGTCTGTCACGGCCAGCGCCAATCAACAAACCTCCGATTCGGCGCCAACCGCCACCGCCATGGTGACAGGCATCAAAACCAACGATGGCGCCATTTCCGTCGATCAAGACATCGATCGGATGGAACCCAGCGCCGACATCACGGCCGCGCATAGCGTCAAGACCATTCTGGAACGCGCCGAAGAGCGCGGCATGTCTACCGGCGTAGTCACGACCGCTCGTTTTACCCACGCCACGCCGGCCGTGAACTACGCGCATATTTCCAACCGCGATTGGGAAGCCGACAGCAACTTGCCGGCGAACGCCAGCGTCAAGGACATTGCCCGGCAACTGCTGGAATTTCCTTACGGTAACGGTTTGGAAGTAGCCATTGGCGGCGGCCGCAGCTATTTCATACCCAATAACCAGCCCGATCCGGAATATCCCAGCCAAAAAGGCCGCCGCAAAGACGGCCGGGATTTGACCCTGGAATGGTTATCCAAATACAACAATTCGGAATACGTCTGGAACAAGGACCAATTCGATGCAATAGACCCCAAGAAAACCGAGCATTTGCTGGGTTTGTTCGAACGTTCGCATATGCGTTACGAAGCGGACCGCAAGGACGATGCCGCCGGCGAACCTTCATTGGCGGACATGACCGAGAAAGCCATCCAGATTCTGCAAAAAAACAAAAAAGGCTATTACTTGATGGTTGAAGCGGGCCGCATCGATCACGCGCATCACGCCGGCAATGCCTACCGCGCCCTGACCGATGCGATCGCGTTGTCAGACGCCGTCAAAAAAGCCAGAGCCATCACCAACGACAAAGACACCTTGATCTTGGTTACGGCCGATCACAGCCATGTGTTCACCATCGCGGGCTATCCTTCGCGCGGTAATCCCATCTTGGGTAAAACCGCGGTCGATGGCGTCGAGCTGACCGACTCCCTGGGTTTGCCTTACACCACCTTGTCATACGCGAATGGCCCCGGCTGGACGGGGGGCGCTCAACGCAAGGAGTTCAATCCGGCCAACGAAGGCACCGTGACCGCGACCTACGCCGGCAACGCATTGCGTCCCAACTTGACCGCGATTGACACCACCAATCCGAACTACCTGCAGGAAGCCACCGTGCCGATGGGATCGGAAACCCATGCCGGCGAGGAAGTCGCCATTTATGCCGACGGTCCGGGGGCTTATCTGGTGCGCGGCACGCTGGAACAAAACGCAATTTATCACGTGATGGCGGACGCGCTGGGCTGGCATTAA
- a CDS encoding metallophosphoesterase: MMTDFKEFPEYDELHVISDIHMGGKPGFQILRETGRLAGYIAWVAQQAPDGKVALVLNGDVFDTLAEDIKGYVAIDDAVTTIHRIMKDDAFSGIWDALAEFVAQEGRTLVFVIGNHDIEMAFPTLQNLISWRLAGDDLVKKARIVFSTTGAGYTCTVGDAKVYCTHGNEVDAWNYNRYEDLAKVSRRLNADQPLDPKEWCPNAGTRMVKEVMNEIKKTYKWIDLLKPETTAAVGTLVVLDPSQASKITKLLSIVGEKSKGSQQVDQRLSAEGFKPHAELETTPLGLEQLLGPNLTAGVRAQQGHDAESVDDMLLNAEKNLHNPAALVATPEEALGTGELIWDRLTGWIRGVGKDEALRRALQDWLKNDKTFVIDDKDDTFKDVTAAAGSSIDFIVTGHTHLERAIDMGNNRFYFNCGTWIRLLRFTDAMLKDKASFKPVYDLLVDQQGRMELIDDAQFPDATGTKTSFVLNQTSAVSIKKEHGKVVGRLTHIEGDGKGQPKEIKAFARA; this comes from the coding sequence ATGATGACTGATTTCAAAGAATTCCCAGAATACGACGAACTGCATGTGATCTCGGATATCCACATGGGCGGCAAACCGGGCTTTCAAATCCTGCGAGAAACAGGGCGGCTGGCCGGCTATATCGCTTGGGTCGCCCAACAAGCCCCAGATGGCAAAGTGGCACTGGTGTTGAATGGCGATGTGTTCGACACGTTGGCGGAGGATATCAAAGGCTATGTAGCGATCGACGATGCCGTCACGACAATCCATCGCATCATGAAGGATGACGCCTTTAGCGGGATCTGGGACGCCTTGGCCGAATTCGTCGCCCAAGAAGGCCGCACCCTGGTTTTCGTGATCGGCAACCATGACATTGAAATGGCCTTCCCGACCTTACAAAACCTGATCAGTTGGCGATTGGCGGGCGATGATTTAGTGAAAAAAGCCCGCATCGTGTTTTCCACCACGGGCGCCGGTTATACCTGCACTGTCGGCGATGCCAAGGTCTATTGCACCCACGGCAACGAAGTGGATGCCTGGAATTACAACCGCTACGAGGATTTGGCCAAGGTCTCCCGGCGTTTGAACGCCGACCAACCGCTCGACCCCAAGGAATGGTGCCCGAATGCCGGCACCCGCATGGTCAAGGAAGTCATGAACGAGATCAAGAAGACCTATAAATGGATAGATCTGTTGAAGCCCGAAACCACGGCAGCCGTCGGTACGCTAGTGGTGCTGGACCCGTCGCAGGCCTCCAAGATCACAAAATTGCTATCCATCGTCGGCGAAAAGTCCAAAGGCAGCCAGCAAGTAGACCAGCGTCTTTCGGCGGAAGGTTTCAAGCCACATGCCGAGCTGGAAACGACTCCGCTCGGACTCGAACAACTGCTAGGCCCGAATCTAACGGCCGGCGTCCGAGCTCAGCAAGGCCACGACGCCGAAAGCGTCGACGACATGCTGTTGAATGCCGAAAAGAATCTTCACAATCCGGCCGCGTTGGTGGCAACGCCAGAAGAAGCATTAGGCACCGGGGAGTTGATCTGGGACCGTTTAACCGGGTGGATAAGAGGCGTGGGCAAAGACGAAGCCTTGCGCAGAGCCTTGCAGGATTGGTTGAAAAACGACAAAACCTTCGTCATCGATGACAAGGACGACACCTTCAAGGACGTGACCGCCGCGGCAGGCTCATCGATAGACTTCATCGTGACCGGCCACACCCACCTGGAGCGGGCAATCGATATGGGGAACAACCGCTTTTACTTCAATTGCGGCACCTGGATACGCTTGCTGCGCTTTACCGATGCCATGCTGAAGGACAAGGCCTCATTCAAGCCGGTTTACGATCTGCTGGTCGATCAGCAGGGCCGCATGGAGTTAATCGATGACGCCCAGTTTCCGGATGCCACCGGAACAAAAACCTCCTTCGTCCTGAATCAAACCAGCGCCGTATCGATAAAAAAGGAACACGGAAAAGTGGTTGGCCGCCTCACGCACATAGAAGGGGACGGCAAAGGCCAACCCAAGGAAATCAAAGCTTTCGCGAGGGCCTGA
- a CDS encoding CHAT domain-containing protein — protein MKTTNTSAAIGYVKLELLRPGPAHNQLLSPLTPYIALCGADGPVTIRIPFEHRHLLMRLARLRYPQGKDPATDDQRQAEIRDIGETIGSILSQVPALLTELGNANVENKKLIHLRLALSGLELGMIPFEAAVAPDGFPGSGSPLFLQMRTPISITREVRHGKQPPVDWTRPPRILFAFAAPDGLYVPAQAHLQALREAIDPWVQQKDNDNERLPEVKKLLTVLPNASLEQIRKECTKNEYTHVHILAHGATFKNAGEERYGLALCKELDQTTDIVDGERLAIALTAHDASGTTRNRPTLVTLATCDSGNVNTVITPGGSIAHELNAAGIPWVIASQFPLWMKASAIAAKVLYNGLLKGKDPRWVLYELRQRLRTDSPGTHDWASIIAYSAVPWDFDKQVSRFRDQQTRRKMNVKFARIDELVGVDHKGEPSKPLDKLDANRITELESLCESIRCDLKKWHDELPITTENQKQKAERLGIGAASEKRIAIAYFLIKKDDESIKAYETARDLYRAALEADPTNNWAITQHLSLMTILKNLNGETDFAELRDDYGKLWIAAHEISQWQYRNSKPEERIYALGTLAELHLLSPIYADEMEQKHAKSEIRRCCKEMREIVAADTFPLFSTKRQFRRYLNYWRNPLWDDLAREALKSLGDKVPPAA, from the coding sequence ATGAAAACCACCAACACCTCCGCCGCGATTGGCTACGTCAAGCTGGAGCTGTTGCGCCCTGGCCCCGCCCACAATCAGCTGCTGTCGCCGCTGACGCCCTACATCGCGTTATGCGGCGCCGATGGCCCGGTAACGATCCGGATTCCATTCGAACATCGGCATCTGCTGATGCGTTTGGCGCGCTTACGCTATCCGCAGGGCAAGGACCCTGCCACGGACGATCAAAGACAAGCCGAAATCCGCGATATCGGCGAAACCATAGGCAGCATCTTGAGCCAAGTCCCGGCGTTACTCACCGAATTAGGCAACGCCAATGTCGAAAACAAAAAACTGATCCATTTGAGACTCGCCCTATCCGGACTTGAATTGGGCATGATACCGTTCGAGGCCGCGGTGGCGCCGGATGGCTTTCCAGGGTCGGGCTCGCCGCTGTTCTTGCAAATGCGCACGCCCATCAGCATCACCCGCGAAGTCAGACACGGCAAACAACCACCAGTCGATTGGACCCGCCCGCCGCGCATCCTGTTCGCCTTTGCCGCGCCCGACGGTTTGTACGTGCCGGCCCAGGCTCATTTGCAGGCATTGCGCGAGGCGATTGATCCCTGGGTACAACAGAAAGACAACGACAACGAGCGGTTGCCGGAAGTCAAAAAATTACTGACGGTGTTACCCAATGCAAGTCTGGAGCAAATACGCAAAGAGTGCACAAAGAACGAATACACCCATGTGCATATCCTGGCCCACGGCGCCACCTTCAAGAATGCGGGCGAGGAACGCTACGGGCTCGCTCTCTGCAAGGAACTCGATCAAACCACGGACATCGTGGATGGTGAACGCCTTGCCATAGCCCTGACCGCCCACGACGCGTCTGGCACCACGCGAAATCGTCCGACGCTCGTCACGCTCGCCACGTGCGACTCGGGAAACGTCAACACGGTCATCACGCCTGGCGGCAGCATCGCCCATGAACTGAACGCCGCGGGCATTCCCTGGGTCATCGCCTCGCAGTTTCCCTTGTGGATGAAAGCATCGGCCATTGCCGCCAAGGTACTCTATAACGGCTTGCTCAAGGGCAAAGACCCTCGCTGGGTACTCTATGAACTTAGGCAAAGACTGCGAACCGATTCCCCCGGCACTCACGACTGGGCCAGCATCATCGCTTATTCGGCGGTTCCGTGGGATTTTGACAAGCAAGTCAGTCGCTTTCGTGACCAGCAGACCCGGCGAAAAATGAATGTCAAATTCGCCCGAATAGACGAATTAGTCGGTGTCGATCACAAGGGCGAACCCAGCAAACCTCTGGACAAACTCGATGCCAATCGCATCACCGAGTTGGAAAGCCTTTGCGAATCGATTCGTTGCGACCTGAAGAAATGGCATGATGAATTGCCCATAACGACCGAAAATCAAAAACAAAAGGCGGAACGCCTCGGCATCGGCGCGGCCAGCGAGAAACGCATCGCCATTGCCTACTTTTTAATCAAAAAAGACGACGAAAGCATAAAAGCCTACGAAACCGCGCGCGACCTTTACCGCGCGGCATTGGAGGCCGATCCAACCAATAACTGGGCCATCACCCAGCATTTATCGCTCATGACCATACTAAAAAATCTCAATGGAGAAACCGACTTTGCTGAATTACGGGATGACTATGGAAAATTATGGATCGCCGCGCACGAAATTTCACAATGGCAATATCGCAACTCCAAACCAGAAGAGCGGATCTATGCGCTCGGCACACTCGCGGAATTACACCTGTTGAGCCCGATATACGCCGATGAAATGGAACAAAAACACGCCAAAAGCGAAATCAGGCGTTGCTGCAAGGAAATGCGCGAGATCGTAGCCGCTGACACTTTCCCTTTGTTTTCAACCAAACGCCAGTTCAGGCGTTATTTGAATTATTGGCGCAATCCTTTGTGGGATGACCTGGCCAGGGAAGCACTCAAATCGCTGGGCGATAAAGTACCTCCAGCGGCTTGA
- a CDS encoding RnfABCDGE type electron transport complex subunit B, with product MSLTLAERIDALLPQTQCRKCGFEGCKPYAEAMAQGAADINHCPPGGQAGIAKLADLLGVAAKPLDPSCGTEGPRLVAVINEADCIGCTKCLPPCPTDAILGASKHMHTVIAALCTGCELCVAPCPVACISMIPAQANEWTSEDAERSRRRYQLKNQRLARQEAEKVERLAKQKQLLAKLKTKTQL from the coding sequence ATGTCCTTGACACTGGCCGAACGAATCGACGCCCTGCTGCCGCAAACCCAGTGCCGCAAATGCGGCTTCGAGGGCTGCAAGCCTTACGCGGAAGCGATGGCTCAGGGCGCAGCCGACATCAATCACTGCCCGCCGGGCGGCCAGGCCGGCATCGCCAAGCTGGCCGATTTGCTCGGCGTTGCCGCCAAACCATTAGACCCAAGCTGCGGCACGGAAGGCCCGAGACTGGTCGCAGTGATCAACGAAGCCGACTGCATAGGCTGCACCAAATGTCTGCCGCCCTGCCCGACCGACGCGATACTCGGCGCCTCCAAACACATGCATACCGTGATCGCGGCCCTTTGCACCGGCTGCGAACTCTGCGTCGCGCCCTGTCCGGTCGCCTGCATCAGCATGATCCCCGCGCAAGCCAATGAATGGACAAGCGAAGACGCCGAGCGCAGCCGACGCCGCTATCAACTGAAAAATCAGCGCCTGGCCAGACAGGAAGCCGAAAAAGTCGAACGCCTGGCCAAACAAAAACAACTGCTGGCCAAGCTCAAAACAAAAACTCAACTTTAA
- the metG gene encoding methionine--tRNA ligase, with protein MSNRKILVTSALPYANGPIHLGHLVEYIQTDIWARFQKMRGHECHYVCADDTHGTPIMLRADRENITPEQLIAQVEQEHRADFAEFGVAFDHYHSTHSEENKTLSALIYQRLRDGGHICSRSITQAYDPVKNMFLPDRFIKGDCPKCGAQDQYGDNCEACGATYSPMELKNAVSAVSGEKPIEKDSVHYFFNLNDFADMLTDWTRAGHLQPEVSNKMAEWLENGLQQWDISRDAPYFGFEIPDAPGKYFYVWLDAPIGYMASFKALCDKKSLDFDQFWSEDSTTELYHFIGKDIIYFHALFWPAMLHGAKFRTPSAIFAHGFLTVNGEKMSKSRGTFIKARTYLDHLNPEYLRYYFAAKLSSGVDDIDLSFDDFTQRVNADLVGKVVNIGSRCSGFINKRFDGMLSTTCVEPDLFQEFVDAESDIAELYENREFGKAMRMIMALADKANLYIDDKKPWLIAKEEGKDQELQDVCSVALNLFRMLVAYLKPVIPALAANAEAFLNLPAQAWPADAKPLVAHKINPFTPLMTRVEPEKIAAIVEASKENLEKTAPTPPAKRFDPIAEPIEIDDFAKIDLRIAKILKAEHVEGAEKLLHLTVDIGDETRSIFAGIKSAYAPEDLVGKLTVVVANLKPRKMRFGLSEGMVLAAGPGGKDLWVLSPDAGAQPGMRVK; from the coding sequence ATGTCCAACAGAAAAATTCTCGTCACCAGCGCCTTACCCTATGCCAACGGCCCCATTCATTTGGGCCATTTAGTCGAATACATCCAAACCGACATCTGGGCCCGGTTCCAAAAAATGCGCGGCCACGAATGCCATTACGTCTGCGCCGACGACACCCACGGCACCCCCATCATGCTGCGCGCCGACCGCGAAAACATCACGCCGGAGCAACTGATTGCCCAAGTCGAACAAGAACACCGGGCCGATTTCGCCGAATTCGGCGTAGCTTTCGACCATTACCACAGCACCCATTCCGAAGAAAACAAAACCTTGTCCGCGCTGATTTACCAACGCCTGCGTGACGGCGGCCATATCTGCAGCCGCAGCATCACCCAAGCCTATGACCCGGTCAAGAACATGTTCCTGCCGGACCGTTTCATCAAGGGCGATTGCCCCAAATGCGGCGCACAAGATCAATACGGCGACAACTGCGAGGCCTGCGGCGCGACCTATTCACCGATGGAACTGAAAAACGCGGTGTCGGCGGTTTCCGGCGAAAAGCCCATCGAAAAGGATTCGGTGCATTACTTTTTCAATTTGAACGATTTTGCCGACATGCTGACCGACTGGACCCGGGCCGGTCATTTACAACCCGAAGTCAGCAACAAGATGGCCGAATGGCTGGAAAACGGCCTGCAACAATGGGATATCTCCCGCGACGCGCCCTATTTTGGCTTCGAAATTCCTGACGCACCCGGCAAGTATTTTTATGTCTGGCTGGACGCGCCCATCGGCTACATGGCCAGCTTCAAAGCTCTGTGTGACAAAAAGAGCCTGGATTTCGACCAATTTTGGAGTGAGGACAGCACGACCGAGCTGTATCATTTCATCGGCAAGGACATCATCTATTTCCACGCCTTGTTCTGGCCGGCCATGCTGCACGGCGCCAAATTCCGCACGCCCAGCGCGATCTTCGCCCACGGCTTCTTGACCGTCAACGGCGAAAAAATGTCCAAATCCCGCGGCACCTTCATCAAGGCCCGCACCTATTTGGACCACTTGAATCCTGAGTACCTGCGCTATTACTTCGCCGCCAAACTCAGTTCCGGCGTCGACGATATCGACTTGAGCTTCGACGACTTTACACAGCGCGTCAATGCCGATCTGGTCGGCAAGGTCGTCAATATCGGCAGCCGCTGCAGCGGCTTCATCAACAAGCGCTTCGACGGCATGTTGTCGACAACTTGCGTCGAACCGGACTTGTTCCAGGAATTTGTCGATGCCGAATCCGACATCGCCGAGCTCTACGAAAACCGCGAATTCGGCAAAGCCATGCGCATGATCATGGCGCTGGCCGACAAAGCCAATCTGTACATCGACGACAAAAAGCCCTGGCTGATCGCCAAGGAAGAAGGCAAGGACCAAGAACTGCAAGATGTTTGCAGCGTGGCATTGAACCTGTTCCGCATGCTGGTAGCCTATCTGAAACCGGTGATTCCGGCCCTGGCCGCCAACGCCGAAGCCTTTTTGAACCTTCCAGCCCAAGCCTGGCCGGCTGATGCCAAGCCCTTGGTTGCGCACAAGATCAATCCGTTTACCCCGTTGATGACCCGCGTCGAACCGGAAAAAATCGCCGCCATCGTAGAGGCTTCCAAGGAAAATCTGGAAAAAACTGCGCCGACGCCGCCAGCCAAACGCTTCGATCCGATCGCAGAACCCATCGAAATCGACGACTTCGCCAAGATTGACCTGCGCATCGCCAAAATCCTGAAAGCCGAACACGTCGAAGGCGCCGAGAAACTGCTGCATCTGACCGTCGACATCGGCGACGAAACCCGCAGCATTTTTGCCGGCATCAAATCGGCCTACGCACCGGAAGACTTGGTCGGAAAACTGACCGTGGTCGTCGCCAACCTGAAACCGCGTAAAATGCGCTTCGGCCTGTCCGAAGGCATGGTGTTGGCCGCAGGCCCCGGCGGTAAAGACTTGTGGGTATTGTCGCCGGACGCGGGCGCGCAACCGGGCATGCGGGTCAAATAA